From the genome of Asterias amurensis chromosome 17, ASM3211899v1, one region includes:
- the LOC139949773 gene encoding uncharacterized protein, translated as MDSMVKKFSRDIVPLILALTLAVFFYVRPLNGEMCSTMTSASDGENFAALQKRAFSSFRSTCRRESPEQNCGQLTRRFNIMELQMPMTSPVRLEFNVTFGTFIGVHFTPVGPDAVQFLVELGMYHGYAFIATKETPFHKRVVQPIYSIEDYVGVPIIVTYDNGRFEVAIRGVPDSTYAYDAQFPSQPSLFILFFSSTETELNFTDPSCINDFNPKYTKFGV; from the exons ATGGATTCAATGGTGAAGAAATTTTCGCGTGATATTGTTCCCCTTATTCTTGCACTCACTTTGGCCGTGTTTTTTTACGTCCGGCCCCTGAATGGAGAGATGTGTTCTACAATGACCTCTGCAAGTGATGGAGAAAACTTTGCGGCTTTGCAGAAGAGAGCATTTTCCAGTTTCAGATCAACCTGTCGCAGAGAGTCACCCGAACAGA ACTGTGGTCAACTTACGCGTCGGTTTAACATCATGGAGCTTCAAAtgccgatgacgtcaccagtGCGGTTAGAGTTCAATGTTACATTTGGTACCTTTATAGGGGTGCATTTCACCCCAGTTGGTCCTGATGCAGTTCAGTTTTTAGTCGAACTTG GTATGTACCATGGCTATGCTTTCATTGCTACAAAGGAAACACCGTTTCATAAACGGGTTGTTCAGCCTATCTATTCTATTGAAGACTACGTCGGAGTACCAATCATCGTGACATACGATAACGGTCGCTTCGAGGTGGCAATCCGAGGAGTGCCAGACTCTACCTATGCCTACGACGCCCAATTCCCATCTCAGCCaagcttgtttattttgttttttagctcTACAGAGACTGAATTAAATTTTACTGACCCATCATGTATAAATGATTTCAATCCTAAGTACACGAAATTCGGtgtttaa